The proteins below come from a single Triticum aestivum cultivar Chinese Spring chromosome 5D, IWGSC CS RefSeq v2.1, whole genome shotgun sequence genomic window:
- the LOC123123274 gene encoding DDT domain-containing protein DDR4 (The sequence of the model RefSeq protein was modified relative to this genomic sequence to represent the inferred CDS: added 147 bases not found in genome assembly) codes for MAASSPPQQDPPHDPPPPEAEAAAPPARRTRPPRACSRPLAPPAPYPTPPPRRPGPGRPRKIAEEEREEAEPEAPQCRVVTPLVAEPADPGELPRWRLRCMWELASVLNFLQVFRPLLNIAVEFTAEELEDAILVPNGTLEYLHVPLLRSIPPVARMSMADGKWVTVLCRKLKDWWHLVAEGNLPIVASHGAEIETYKELEPATRLMILKAICDIRCEQEDVRIFVDSCLKKGYQLRDFCKERIGGDSHGISYWYDEDPILGHRLYREIRQVEYVKEQTRKSKRKGFLGVPVVSYQWETVATNFVEFEAAAEKLFSSSNRTEVSLGKKLKLNYLPEMEKTHKKKEKLLKKQQREALLLNSYLTFDRFTSGRSHRERKRVTYTFDDYDRSINEALKAIKKSENPVQVVATTNRGVLVPTREASSNGTLAGPSPVCNGRREESPLKSYSYQGSGGEEKAETLDRRSRQRKRSQRYTTDFVENVSDIDTNFDSDDDIMGEAVYDEEYLRSRKQPKASTSEYDGEFRSEDQAEYSLSSEDEEGIQRSKRLPTRSPQGAKLKSMDVIQTGIKRNKRSTRPHMNHQRHSGRDTELGKPGEPNALDPDASSDAPDSAKTSIKSQEQRLLHIVKMHAPGREESKVAGRRFLHLNEIAPVSGFGGAPVQS; via the exons ccgccGCGGCGGCCGGGCCCGGGCCGCCCGAGGAAGATCGCGGAGGAggagcgcgaggaggcggagccggAGGCGCCGCAATGCCGCGTGGTGACGCCGCTGGTCGCGGAGCCCGCGGACCCCGGCGAGCTGCCGCGGTGGAGGCTGCGGTGCATGTGGGAGCTCGCCTCCGTCCTCAACTTCCTCCAG GTGTTCCGGCCATTGCTGAACATCGCGGTGGAGTTCACGGCGGAGGAGCTGGAGGACGCCATCCTAGTGCCTAATGGCACGTTGGAATACTTGCATGTGCCGCTATTAAGG TCGATTCCTCCTGTAGCTCGAATGTCCATGGCAGACGGAAAATGGGTGACAGTGTTATGTAGAAAATTGAAGGACTGGTGGCATCTG GTTGCAGAAGGCAATCTACCAATCGTTGCCTCACATGG AGCGGAAATTGAAACGTACAAGGAACTTGAGCCAGCGACTCGATTAATGATCCTGAAAGCAATATGTGACATACGTTGTGAG CAAGAGGATGTTCGGATCTTCGTAGATAGTTGTCTAAAAAAGGGTTATCAGCTCCGTGATTTCTGCAAAGAACGAATTGGGGGAGATTCCCATGGAATCTCATACTG GTATGATGAAGATCCGATTCTCGGGCATCGATTATATCGTGAAATTAGACAAGTGGAGTATGTGAAGGAGCAAACAAGAAAATCTAAACGAAAGGGGTTCTTAGGTGTTCCAGTTGTATCCTATCAGTGGGAGACTGTCGCGACAAACTTTGTTGAATTTGAAGCAGCAGCA GAAAAACTCTTTTCAAGTAGTAACAGGACAGAGGTCTCACTTGGAAAGAAGTTGAAGCTCAATTATCTCCCAGAGATGGAAAAGACTCACAAG AAGAAGGAGAAGCTGCTAAAAAAGCAACAAAGAGAAGCCCTTCTCCTTAATAGCTACTTGACCTTTGATAGATTCACCTCTGGCCGCTCCCATCGTGAAAGAAAGCGTGTCACCTATACTTTCG ATGATTATGACCGTTCAATAAATGAGGCCCTAAAAGCAATAAA GAAAAGTGAGAACCCGGTTCAGGTCGTTGCCACTACCAACAGAGGAGTACTTGTCCCAACACGAGAGGCATCAAGTAATGGTACGTTAGCTGGACCCTCACCTGTATGTAATGGACGGCGTGAAGAATCTCCACTGAAGTCATATAGCTACCAAGGGAGTGGTGGTGAGGAAAAGGCTGAGACCCTTGATCGTAG GTCTCGTCAAAGAAAAAGATCTCAAAGATACACAACGGACTTTGTTGAGAATGTCTCGGACATCGACACGAACTTTGACAGTGATGACGATATCATGGGCGAAGCTGTCTATGACGAGGAGTATCTTAGAAGTCGAAAACAACCCAAGGCAAGTACTTCAGAGTACGATGGAGAGTTTCGATCGGAAGACCAAGCGGAGTATTCTTTGAGCAGTGAAGATGAAGAGGGGATTCAACGGTCCAAGAGACTGCCAACTCGCAGTCCTCAAGGGGCCAAACTGAAATCTATGGATGTGATCCAAACAGGCATCAAGCGCAATAAGCGTTCCACGCGGCCCCATATGAACCATCAGCGGCACTCTGGTAGAGATACCGAATTGGGAAAGCCAGGCGAACCGAATGCACTGGATCCAGATGCCAGCTCTGATGCACCAGACAGTGCAAAGACCTCAATAAAAAGTCAAGAGCAGCGACTGCTCCACATAGTGAAGATGCACGCTCCTGGCAGGGAAGAGAGCAAAGTTGCTGGGAGACGATTCCTCCACCTTAACGAGATTGCGCCTGTCAGTGGCTTCGGTGGCGCGCCAGTCCAGTCTTGA